One Kitasatospora sp. NBC_01287 DNA window includes the following coding sequences:
- a CDS encoding ATP/GTP-binding protein, producing MDFASSSPAAATRATTSAKIVVAGGFGVGKTTLVGAVSEINPLRTEAVMTSASAGIDDISKVSGKTTTTVAMDFGRITLDEDLILYLFGTPGQDRFWFMWDDLVRGAIGAVVLVDTRRLADCFPALDYFENSGLPFVVALNGFDGYQPHTPDEVREALQLGPDTPIIALDARRRDSAKSALITLVEHALLARLR from the coding sequence GTGGACTTCGCAAGCTCTAGCCCCGCGGCGGCCACCCGGGCCACCACCTCCGCGAAGATCGTTGTCGCGGGTGGCTTCGGCGTCGGCAAGACCACCCTCGTCGGCGCGGTCTCCGAGATCAACCCGCTGCGCACCGAGGCCGTCATGACCTCCGCCTCGGCGGGCATCGACGACATCAGCAAGGTGTCCGGCAAGACCACCACCACGGTGGCGATGGACTTCGGCCGCATCACGCTGGACGAGGACCTCATCCTCTACCTGTTCGGCACCCCCGGACAGGACCGCTTCTGGTTCATGTGGGACGACCTGGTCCGCGGCGCCATCGGCGCCGTCGTCCTGGTCGACACCCGCCGCCTGGCCGACTGCTTCCCCGCCCTCGACTACTTCGAGAACAGCGGCCTGCCCTTCGTCGTCGCCCTCAACGGCTTCGACGGCTACCAGCCGCACACCCCGGACGAGGTCCGCGAGGCGCTCCAACTCGGCCCCGACACACCGATCATCGCGTTGGACGCCAGGCGCCGGGACAGCGCCAAGAGCGCCCTGATCACCCTGGTCGAACACGCGCTGCTCGCCCGGCTGCGCTGA
- a CDS encoding nitrate- and nitrite sensing domain-containing protein, whose product MRRKQPVTPQRRSEPRETDRSGQSTAGFSPFAANTERPPLANSGAPGRPAGSGPEVISAGGDDRPTGTSRYEFLAFRNWRVPVRLVAIMLIPVTIALVFGGMRVNTSFDDYVKASRAEQTAKLAQAATNLADALENERDLTLAPLLTGQDPNGTVAQLRSATDQKLAAYRTAYAKVSGDPEIAQDDYAFENNVASLASLRTNAYSVHLFASATGNAYSTLIDPLLSIDSSVGAGSAAGVNRGRAIYNMSQTKAYASAQRAQMLMLLVGIAAERTTKYENTQLIQDLLVASSIEQNSLSAFQNGASADDSHVYANALVTQATADTHLPLRMPDKTSLPTMNGLMNIGLAYQAAAQAGMSDGQDVAAAAAADAKAAGLTPENWVQATASEIGPLRATETQLLGSVVGDAVTAKDGAQTDAILNASIVIASLVLAGLLTGFIARSMILGMRVLNTSALEIANTRLPDLVEKLSKTDPDRVDTNVEAIALWGRDEIGEVARAFDQVHRQAVALAAEQALLRGNLNAIFSNLSRRSQGLIQRQLALITDLENNEADPDQLENLFKLDHLATRMRRNGENLLVLAGEEPGRRWNTPVPLVDVLRAAASEVEQYERIELSGIPEAEVIGAAVTDLVHLLAELLENATSFSSPQTRVNVNATRLPDGRVLVEIHDKGIGLTAEDFAEINEKLAEPPTVDASISRRMGLFVVGRLSDRHDIRVQLRPSGESAGTTSLVMLPAALTQMRAMPEPEEEFTVSRIFAEQEPQPSWGQEAFAAPRSAAELGFDDNLALGGGAGGFSPALDSMQRSLRLDERRRAALEAGPDEHGELSGESPFGQQDFNAQEFNAQEFGQQDFNAPEFAEAGPGAGDPDYVEAEFVEAETEYEQPATYAQQGYPAQNHEQGGYQGYYGDQQYAEPGYQQPYEDYGQQGYEQGGYYTDQNAQQPYEYQDGGYQDGGYQGNGYQQPAAYQPAPTGFDGFAPRDQRGQETAAGHPYEAPALPAAAPAPSLDSGLPLRRPGQQLAGGLGARSIGDLDSGEQPNWFTGAKDTSGTEEVDARGHQVSGLGSSGPTGPTGPTGQAAWQSANDGAWQRAEQVREPAAGGVTGSGLPRRVPRQNLVPGNAKPAASEGPQVSRSPEEVRGRLTNLRRGVEQGRNAGADGQTGSFRIDHQDMSQPDRPGRGQQNDSTDLFGGSNHQER is encoded by the coding sequence GTGAGGCGTAAGCAGCCAGTCACCCCGCAGCGGCGCTCCGAGCCCCGCGAGACGGACCGCAGCGGCCAGAGCACTGCCGGGTTCTCCCCCTTCGCGGCGAACACCGAGCGTCCGCCGCTGGCCAACTCCGGTGCCCCCGGCCGGCCGGCCGGCTCCGGGCCCGAGGTGATCAGCGCGGGCGGTGATGACCGTCCAACGGGGACCAGCCGGTACGAGTTCCTCGCCTTCCGCAACTGGCGGGTGCCGGTCCGGCTGGTCGCGATCATGCTGATCCCGGTCACCATCGCGCTGGTCTTCGGCGGCATGCGCGTCAACACCTCGTTCGACGACTACGTCAAGGCCAGCAGGGCCGAGCAGACCGCGAAGCTGGCCCAGGCGGCGACCAACCTGGCCGACGCGCTGGAGAACGAGCGCGACCTCACCCTCGCCCCGCTGCTCACCGGCCAGGACCCGAACGGCACCGTCGCCCAGCTGCGCTCCGCCACCGACCAGAAGCTGGCCGCCTACCGGACCGCCTACGCCAAGGTCAGCGGCGACCCCGAGATCGCGCAGGACGACTACGCCTTCGAGAACAACGTCGCCTCGCTGGCGAGCCTGCGGACCAACGCCTACAGCGTGCACCTCTTCGCCAGCGCGACGGGCAACGCCTACTCGACGCTGATCGACCCGCTGCTCTCGATCGACAGCTCGGTCGGCGCAGGCAGCGCCGCCGGGGTGAACCGCGGCCGCGCCATCTACAACATGTCGCAGACCAAGGCCTACGCCTCGGCCCAGCGCGCCCAGATGCTGATGCTGCTGGTCGGCATCGCCGCCGAGCGGACCACCAAGTACGAGAACACCCAGCTGATCCAGGACCTGCTGGTCGCCTCGAGCATCGAGCAGAACTCGCTGAGCGCCTTCCAGAACGGCGCCTCGGCCGACGACAGCCACGTGTACGCCAACGCCCTGGTCACCCAGGCGACCGCCGACACCCACCTGCCGCTGCGGATGCCCGACAAGACGTCGCTGCCGACCATGAACGGGCTGATGAACATCGGCCTGGCCTACCAGGCCGCCGCCCAGGCCGGCATGTCCGACGGCCAGGACGTGGCCGCCGCGGCCGCCGCGGACGCCAAGGCGGCCGGCCTGACGCCGGAGAACTGGGTGCAGGCCACCGCCAGCGAGATCGGCCCGCTGCGCGCCACCGAGACCCAGCTGCTCGGCAGCGTCGTCGGCGACGCGGTCACCGCCAAGGACGGCGCGCAGACCGACGCCATCCTCAACGCCTCGATCGTGATCGCCTCGCTGGTACTGGCCGGCCTGCTCACCGGCTTCATCGCCCGCTCGATGATCCTGGGCATGCGCGTGCTCAACACCAGCGCGCTGGAGATCGCCAACACCCGGCTGCCCGACCTGGTCGAGAAGCTCTCCAAGACCGACCCGGACCGGGTGGACACCAACGTCGAGGCGATCGCCCTGTGGGGCCGGGACGAGATCGGCGAGGTCGCCCGCGCCTTCGACCAGGTCCACCGGCAGGCGGTCGCGCTCGCCGCCGAGCAGGCCCTGCTCCGCGGCAACCTGAACGCGATCTTCTCCAACCTCTCGCGCCGCAGCCAGGGCCTGATCCAGCGCCAGCTGGCGCTGATCACCGACCTGGAGAACAACGAGGCCGACCCGGACCAGCTGGAGAACCTCTTCAAGCTGGACCACCTCGCCACCCGCATGCGCCGCAACGGTGAGAACCTGCTGGTCCTCGCCGGCGAGGAGCCGGGCCGCCGCTGGAACACCCCGGTCCCGCTGGTCGACGTGCTGCGCGCCGCCGCCTCCGAGGTGGAGCAGTACGAGCGCATCGAGCTCTCCGGCATCCCCGAGGCCGAGGTGATCGGCGCCGCCGTGACCGACCTCGTCCACCTGCTCGCCGAGTTGCTGGAGAACGCCACCTCCTTCTCCAGCCCGCAGACCCGGGTCAACGTCAACGCGACCCGGCTGCCGGACGGCCGCGTGCTGGTCGAGATCCACGACAAGGGCATCGGCCTGACCGCCGAGGACTTCGCCGAGATCAACGAGAAGCTCGCCGAGCCGCCCACGGTCGACGCCTCGATCTCGCGCCGGATGGGCCTGTTCGTGGTCGGCCGGCTCTCCGACCGGCACGACATCCGGGTCCAGCTGCGCCCCTCGGGCGAGTCGGCCGGCACCACCTCCCTCGTCATGCTCCCGGCCGCGCTCACCCAGATGCGCGCGATGCCGGAGCCGGAGGAGGAGTTCACCGTCTCGCGGATCTTCGCCGAGCAGGAGCCGCAGCCGAGCTGGGGGCAGGAGGCGTTCGCCGCTCCGCGCAGCGCCGCCGAGCTGGGCTTCGACGACAACCTGGCGCTCGGCGGCGGGGCCGGCGGGTTCAGCCCCGCGCTGGACTCGATGCAGCGCTCGCTGCGGCTGGACGAGCGCCGCCGCGCGGCGCTGGAGGCCGGCCCGGACGAGCACGGCGAGCTGTCGGGCGAGTCGCCGTTCGGCCAACAGGATTTCAACGCGCAGGAGTTCAACGCGCAGGAGTTCGGCCAGCAGGACTTCAACGCACCGGAGTTCGCCGAGGCCGGCCCCGGGGCCGGCGACCCGGACTACGTCGAGGCCGAGTTCGTCGAGGCCGAGACCGAGTACGAGCAGCCGGCGACCTACGCCCAGCAGGGCTACCCGGCCCAGAACCACGAGCAGGGCGGCTACCAGGGCTACTACGGCGACCAGCAGTACGCCGAGCCCGGCTACCAGCAGCCCTACGAGGACTACGGGCAGCAGGGCTACGAGCAGGGCGGCTACTACACCGACCAGAACGCCCAGCAGCCCTACGAGTACCAGGACGGCGGCTACCAGGACGGTGGCTACCAGGGCAACGGCTACCAGCAGCCCGCCGCCTACCAGCCCGCCCCGACCGGCTTCGACGGCTTCGCTCCGCGCGACCAGCGCGGTCAGGAGACGGCCGCCGGCCACCCGTACGAGGCACCGGCGCTGCCGGCCGCCGCTCCGGCCCCCTCGCTGGACTCGGGGCTGCCGCTGCGCCGCCCCGGCCAGCAGCTGGCCGGCGGGCTCGGCGCCCGCTCGATCGGCGACCTCGACTCCGGGGAGCAGCCGAACTGGTTCACCGGCGCCAAGGACACCTCGGGCACCGAGGAGGTCGACGCGCGCGGCCACCAGGTGTCCGGGCTCGGCAGCTCCGGCCCGACCGGTCCGACCGGTCCGACCGGCCAGGCCGCCTGGCAGTCGGCGAACGACGGCGCCTGGCAGCGGGCCGAGCAGGTCCGCGAGCCGGCCGCCGGCGGGGTGACCGGCTCCGGTCTGCCGCGCCGCGTGCCGCGGCAGAACCTGGTCCCCGGCAACGCCAAGCCCGCCGCCTCGGAAGGCCCGCAGGTCTCCCGCAGCCCCGAGGAGGTGCGCGGCCGGCTGACCAACCTGCGCCGCGGCGTGGAGCAGGGCCGCAACGCCGGCGCCGACGGTCAGACCGGTAGCTTCCGGATCGACCACCAGGACATGTCCCAGCCGGACCGCCCCGGACGCGGACAGCAGAACGACAGCACCGATCTCTTCGGCGGCTCGAACCACCAGGAGCGTTGA
- a CDS encoding roadblock/LC7 domain-containing protein, with amino-acid sequence MSQAAQNLNWLITNFVDNTPGVSHTVVVSADGLLLAMSEGFPRDRADQLAAVASGLTSLTSGASRIFEGGDVNQTVVEMERGFLFLMAVSDGSSLAVLASPDSDIGLVGYEMALLVDRAGAVLTPALRAELQGSLLH; translated from the coding sequence ATGAGCCAGGCCGCACAGAACCTGAACTGGCTGATCACCAACTTCGTGGACAACACCCCCGGGGTGTCCCACACAGTGGTGGTCTCCGCCGACGGGCTCCTGCTCGCCATGTCCGAAGGCTTCCCGCGCGACCGCGCCGACCAACTCGCCGCCGTCGCCTCCGGCCTCACCTCCCTCACCTCCGGCGCCAGCCGGATCTTCGAAGGCGGCGACGTCAACCAGACCGTCGTCGAAATGGAACGAGGCTTCCTCTTCCTGATGGCCGTCAGCGACGGCTCCTCCCTCGCCGTCCTCGCCTCCCCCGACTCCGACATCGGCCTGGTCGGCTACGAGATGGCCCTCCTGGTCGACCGCGCCGGCGCCGTCCTCACCCCCGCCCTGCGCGCCGAACTCCAGGGCAGCCTCCTGCACTGA